The Thalassotalea piscium sequence ACCATCTACGTAGGACATTAAGTGTTCAAAAAGCACACACCTACGGTCTTGGACGGGGGTTATGTGCTGTTATTACAAGAATAATAACCTATAACTCCTACCAAATTTTGAGGGGCGAAATTATAGTTCATAATTTCGCCCATGTAAAGCTTCAAAAATATGAAGTTTTACTAAAATTAAAGTGTCAAGCTACTTTGGTCAACTGAAACACCAGCGCCCATTGTAGTTGAAACAGAAATTTTCTTAATAAATTGACCTTTAGCATTGGCTGGTTTTGCTTTTTTAAGCGCTTCCAATAATGCTTCTAAGTTTTCTTTCAACTTAGCGTCTTCAAAATCAACCTTACCGATAGTAGTATGGATGATACCGTTTTTGTCGTTGCGGTAACGAATTTGACCTGCTTTAGCGTTATTAATCGCTGTTACAACGTCAGGTGTTACAGTACCAACTTTAGGGTTTGGCATTAAACCACGTGGGCCTAATACTTGACCTAATTGGCCAACAACACGCATTGCGTCTGGAGTAGCGATAACAACGTCAAAGTTCATTTCGCCTTTCTTAACTAATTCAGCTAAGTCTTCCATACCAACAATATCAGCACCTGCAGCTTTTGCTTTTTCAGCATTTTCACCTTGAGTGAATACAGCTACACGTACGTCACGACCTGTACCATTTGGTAGTACAGTTGCGCCACGAACGTTTTGGTCTGATTTACGTGCATCAATACCAAGATTAACTGCAACATCAACACTTTCTTTGAATTTAGCTGTCGCTAATTCTTTTAAAAGTGCAAAAGCTTCGTTAATTTCATAATTCTTTAATACGTCTACTTTTTCACGAACTAGACGAGCGCGCTTCGATAATTTAGCCATGATTAACCCTCCACCACTAAGCCCATTGAACGAGCTGAACCCGCAATGGTACGAACAGCAGCTTCAAGAGAGCCAGCCGTTAAATCAGGTTCTTTCATCTTAACAATTTCTTCAAGTTGTGCTGTTGTAACAGTACCAACTTTATCTGTGTTAGGACGACCTGAACCGCTCTTAAGACCTGCCGCTTTTAATAATAAAAATGCAGCTGGTGGTGTTTTAGTTTCGAACGTGAAAGAACGGTCACTGTATACAGTAATTACTACTGGTACTGGAGCGCCTTTTTCTAAAGAATCTGTTTTTGCGTTAAACGCTTTACAGAATTCCATGATGTTCACACCGTGTTGACCTAATGCAGGACCAACTGGTGGTGACGGGTTAGCTGCACCAGCAGCTACTTGTAGCTTGATTAAAGCTGTGACTTTTTTAGCCATCTTTAAAAATTCCTCTATTTGGGTACAAACGCCCTGTTAATTAAATAACAACAACCGTAACGGCCGAGCTCCCCGTGAATAAATAATGCCGAATATCTTAATAAACTTTACGTCTATCAAAAAAAATCGGCAGCGGATTATATATTAATCTTCGCTGCCGATTCAAGTCTTATGTTGACTTATTTTTGTTCAATCTATTTTACCCATTTAGAAGTTGGTGTAATTAACCCTTTTCTACCTGAGAAAACTCAAGATCAACAGGTGTTGAACGACCAAAAATAAGAACTGATACTTTAATTCTGTTTTTCTCGTAGTCTAACTCTTCAACTACACCATTGAAGTCTGCAAATGGTCCTTCAATAACGCGAACAACTTCACCCACTTCAAACAATGTTTTAGGTTTAGGCTTATCAGTTGAATCTTCTAAGCGCTGAAGAATTCTGTCAGCCTCTTTTTGCGTAATTGGCGCTGGGCGATCACTCGTACCACCAATAAAGCCAAGTACACGAGGTACACTTTTCACTAAGTGCCATGCTTCTTCATCCATCGCCATTTCAACTAACACATAGCCAGGAAAAAATTTACGAGCGCTTTTACGCTTTTGACCTGCACGCATCTCAACAATTTCTTCTGTTGGTACGAGTATTTGGCCAAACTTTTCTTGTAAGCTGTTAATCTCAATATGCTCAAGCAATGTTTTTTGAACACGACCTTCATAACCAGAAAACGCTTGTACTACATACCAACGTAACTTTGGATTTTTATTTTCTGTTTGTGTGATGCTTTCGTCATCGTTAACGCTCTCATCATTATTTGTAATTTCTTCAGTCATAATTACACCTTTAACCCTGTGATAAAGCCAACCACTTCAAATAACACAGAATCTAACCCCCACAGAATTACCGACATAATTAAGGTAGCAACTATTACGATACCTGTAGTTTGAACAGCTTCTTGACGTGTTGGCCAAACCACTTTACGAATTTCTGTACGCGCTTCTTTAGCAAAATCAACCGCAGCACGGCCTTTTACTGTTTGAATTGCGATTAAACCTGCAACAATAATTGCGCCTACAACAGCAATAGCACGTATTAGCACTGATTGATCGCCGTAGATATAATTACCAACAACAGCTCCTATTAAAATTAGGATAGTAACTCCCCACTTTAAGGAGTCAAGAGAACCGCTTGGTTGGTTTTCTGTACTTGCATTCATAATAATGACCTGTAATAACTTGTCTGCTAGACAATACACCCAATAATGAGCATTAAAAAAACAAAGCAACGAATCGTTACTTCTTAAAATATGGCAGGGGTAGAGAGATTCGAACTCCCAACCGTCGGTTTTGGAGACCGCTGTTCTACCAATTGGAACTATACCCCTAAAATTTAATTACACTTGTCGGGTGAATCTTAGTTGCAAAAGGGAATTAAGAGATACTCGAGAAGTGAAGCGCTATTATACTTAGTCAATCATTTTACTCAAGGGAAATTTACAAGATAATCTATTGAAGCCCGATGCAATGCTGTAAGCTCGTTGTTGAAAAACTCCATCATACTCAAATATAACAACCACTCTTCATAAACAACCACTTTTTATACACAATTTAAGAAGTCTCTTCTGTTATACCAATCTCACTAATTATGTGTTCATTTCTACTGGTTAAAACAATCAACTACTGCGTTATTTATTTTATAATTATCGCTACAAGGATGTGGCTTATGTAGGCAATGCGGGAGCATAATTGCCCTGAACAACTAGTGATGAAAGTAAATGCCTTGTATTTGACTGTTTTCACTGCGTATAAAGCAGGTCCCTTATTTAATGAAACTGGTATAATTCAAGAAATCGATACTCTCAATTATTATTTCTTCAATTAATGAAACTGGTATAATAAATAGCACTAATTCTATGCATTCAAAGCTATTCGTACTATTAAAAATCACACAAAAAAGGCCGCTTTCGCGACCTGTTCTTCATGCTCGATGAGCCCTAAAACATTATCAATTAAGATATAATTTTAGATACTACACCAGCACCAACTGTATGACTTTCAGCTTCGTCGCACTCAAATAGGGATATATGCCATTACAATAACGCAGGAGCAGTTATCGAGAGCCCTCGCCAAAATTTGCTAAAAATTGTCTATTAAGTTATTTTTCTTAACCCATTTTATCATCACGAATAAATCCCTAGAGATCGCAGTGCAAATACAAAAAAAGACGCCGAAGCGTCTTTTTTAAGGTTTAGATGGTTATCTAATCATCAATTAAGAGATGATTTTAGATACTACACCAGCACCAACTGTACGACCACCTTCACGGATAGCGAAGCGTAAACCTTCGTCCATCGCTACTGGGTTGATTAGCTCTACAACAAACTTTAAGTTGTCGCCTGGCATTACCATTTCAACACCTTCAGGTAATTCTACTGCACCTGTAATGTCTGTTGTACGGAAGTAAAACTGTGGACGGTAGCCTTTGAAAAATGGTGTATGACGACCACCTTCATCTTTGCTTAACACGTATACTTCTGATTCAAACTTAGTATGAGGAGAAATTGAACCTGGCTTACATAATACTTGACCACGCTCTACGTCTTCACGCTTAGTACCACGTAATAAAATACCACAGTTCTCACCTGCACGACCTTCGTCAAGCAATTTACGGAACATTTCTACACCAGTACAAGTCGTTTTAGTTGTATCGCGAATACCTACGATTTCAACTTCTTCACCTACTTTGATGATACCACGCTCTACACGACCTGTTACTACTGTACCACGACCTGAAATTGAGAATACATCTTCAATCGGCATGATGAATGCACCATCAATTGCACGCTCTGGATCTGGAATGTAAGTATCTAAGTGGTTAGCAAGCTCAATTACTTTCTCTTCCCATTTAGCTTCACCGTTTAGTGCGCCTAATGCTGAACCTTGAACTACTGGTAAGTCATCACCCGGGAATTCATATTCTGAAAGAAGTTCACGAACTTCCATTTCTACTAATTCTAATAATTCTTCGTCATCAACCATGTCACACTTGTTCATGAATACGATGATGTATGGAACACCAACTTGACGTGATAACAAGATGTGCTCACGTGTTTGTGGCATTGGACCATCGGTAGCAGCAACTACTAAGATAGCGCCATCCATTTGTGCAGCACCTGTGATCATGTTTTTGATGTAATCAGCATGTCCTGGACAGTCTACGTGCGCATAGTGACGGATTTCTGTATCATATTCGATGTGAGAAGTATTGATTGTAATACCACGCTCACGCTCTTCTGGAGCATTATCGATTTGTGCGAAATCTCTTACTTCACCACCGTAAGTTTTTGTTAATACCGCAGAGATTGCAGCTGTTAACGTCGTTTTACCGTGGTCAACGTGTCCGATTGTACCAACGTTTACATGTGGTTTCGAACGTTCAAATTTTGCTTTAGCCATTTTAAAATACCTCTAGGTAGATTAACAAAAAATTAAATGATGTGGATAATTGACAGAATAATCTCAAAAGGAATGGTGCTGATAGGCAGATTCGAACTGCCGACCTCACCCTTACCAAGGGTGCGCTCTACCAACTGAGCCATATCAGCATTCCGATAAAAGATTGGAGCGGACGGCGGGAATCGAACCCGCAGCTTTAGCTTGGAAGGCTAAGGTATTACCACTATACGACGTCCGCGTATTCTCTCAAATTATCACAACAAAATGGTGGAGGGAGGTGGATTCGAACCACCGAAGGCTGAGCCGTCAGATTTACAGTCTGATCCCTTTGGCCACTCGGGAACCCCTCCAAATTTGTTCACACTTTACTGTGTATTAATGGTGCCGACTGCCGGAGTCGAACTGGCGACCTACTGATTACAAGTCAGTTGCTCTACCAACTGAGCTAAGTCGGCACTACATTAAGTGGAGCGAATTCTAGTGTAATGTTTTGCCCCTTGCAAGCGTAAATCGTAAAAAATAGTGGCTTTTTACCTGATTGATGTTTTTTTATTCAAGTTATACATAAGTTAACTCGCTTTTATCGTTTTTTATCAACTAAAACGTTGCATGCCGATAAAAACAAGATCGTCGAAAATATGATGAGGATAAGCTAATTGAGACGAGAGTTTGCACCCATTCCCCCCTGTAATCACAATTTCTATTTCATCAAACTGCGTTTTTAGCTGTTGAAACTGTAATTCAATAGCGCCAACAGTGGCTGCCCATGCACCATTATTAACACATTCACTGGTGTTTTTACCCAGCGCTAAGCTTGGTTGTACACTTTTATCTGCAATAATTTTTTGGGTATTGTTTATCAGGCTATGATAAAGCATATCAATACCGGGTAAAATCCAACCACCAAGATGTTGGCTTAGCGGTGAAATGGCATCAATTGTGGTCGCTGTACCTGCATCAATAACAAGGCACGCTTTTTTCGGAAATAATTGACTAGCCGCCAGCATTACTAACCAGCGATCAATTCCTAATTTACTTGGTGCTTGGTACGCACATTGTAGTTCAAATTGTTGTTGCTGTGTTTGTAATTGCTTAAAGGTAATTGCTTTGCGCTTAGCCCAACCTTTTATTACTTCAGTAAATTGTTCATTATTAACATTCGCAAGAAAAATCCTGTCGGCATGTTCAAATGTTTGCGATAACCATGCTTCGTTGAGTTGATTATTTTCAATATAATTAACCGTAGATCGGTTTTTATTGGTAATGCAAACATATTTACTACGAGTATTACCAACATCTAACAGTACTAACACTTTCTTAAGCTCACTTCGCCGCCATAAACCGGCTTTATTTGGCGTTCTACTTCAAGCAATAGAGCCCCTTGGGTGTTAATACCACGGCAAAGTCCGTAAGTGACCTTCTCACCCGCAACTAATTTAACAGGTTTATTGAGGTATAGATCTAGCTTAAACCACTGATCTAGCATTTTAACAATGCCATGTTCTTGGTGTTCATGTAAGCGCTCTGTAAGTTTACTAATAATTTCAGCAATTAATATATTACGGTCAACGGGTGTTGAGACATGAGTTTGTAAATCAGTCCACGGCTGATCAATTTTACTGGAAGCTTGCTCTGGCATAGACACATTAACCCCTAGGCCAATAACACAATGACTTGGCTCTAATGCCTGCCCTTCTAGATCTATTAAAATACCTGCAAGCTTTTTTTCGTTAATATAAATATCGTTAGGCCACTTGAGTTGCACTTTTATTTGATAGAGTGATTCTATCGCATCACTTATTGCAATAGCCGCTACAACACTTAACCCCATAGCTGCCGACATACCTTGCTCTAAATACCAATACATCGACATATAAACATGAGATCCAAACGGAGATACCCATTCTTTACCTCTTCTGCCCCGCCCTGCACTTTGGTGTTCAGCAATACAAACTTGACCCTGCTTAATATGATCAGGTAAACGACGCAGCAAAAAATTATTAGTTGAGTCGATTAAACAGTGTACTTCAACTTTACTCGCTAAAGCCTTGGTTGATAGCGCCGCGAGCACCTTGGTTTTATCAACCAATGCAATAGGCTGTGCTAAGCGA is a genomic window containing:
- the rplA gene encoding 50S ribosomal protein L1, translating into MAKLSKRARLVREKVDVLKNYEINEAFALLKELATAKFKESVDVAVNLGIDARKSDQNVRGATVLPNGTGRDVRVAVFTQGENAEKAKAAGADIVGMEDLAELVKKGEMNFDVVIATPDAMRVVGQLGQVLGPRGLMPNPKVGTVTPDVVTAINNAKAGQIRYRNDKNGIIHTTIGKVDFEDAKLKENLEALLEALKKAKPANAKGQFIKKISVSTTMGAGVSVDQSSLTL
- the rplK gene encoding 50S ribosomal protein L11, with translation MAKKVTALIKLQVAAGAANPSPPVGPALGQHGVNIMEFCKAFNAKTDSLEKGAPVPVVITVYSDRSFTFETKTPPAAFLLLKAAGLKSGSGRPNTDKVGTVTTAQLEEIVKMKEPDLTAGSLEAAVRTIAGSARSMGLVVEG
- the nusG gene encoding transcription termination/antitermination protein NusG; the encoded protein is MTEEITNNDESVNDDESITQTENKNPKLRWYVVQAFSGYEGRVQKTLLEHIEINSLQEKFGQILVPTEEIVEMRAGQKRKSARKFFPGYVLVEMAMDEEAWHLVKSVPRVLGFIGGTSDRPAPITQKEADRILQRLEDSTDKPKPKTLFEVGEVVRVIEGPFADFNGVVEELDYEKNRIKVSVLIFGRSTPVDLEFSQVEKG
- the secE gene encoding preprotein translocase subunit SecE, yielding MNASTENQPSGSLDSLKWGVTILILIGAVVGNYIYGDQSVLIRAIAVVGAIIVAGLIAIQTVKGRAAVDFAKEARTEIRKVVWPTRQEAVQTTGIVIVATLIMSVILWGLDSVLFEVVGFITGLKV
- the tuf gene encoding elongation factor Tu; the encoded protein is MAKAKFERSKPHVNVGTIGHVDHGKTTLTAAISAVLTKTYGGEVRDFAQIDNAPEERERGITINTSHIEYDTEIRHYAHVDCPGHADYIKNMITGAAQMDGAILVVAATDGPMPQTREHILLSRQVGVPYIIVFMNKCDMVDDEELLELVEMEVRELLSEYEFPGDDLPVVQGSALGALNGEAKWEEKVIELANHLDTYIPDPERAIDGAFIMPIEDVFSISGRGTVVTGRVERGIIKVGEEVEIVGIRDTTKTTCTGVEMFRKLLDEGRAGENCGILLRGTKREDVERGQVLCKPGSISPHTKFESEVYVLSKDEGGRHTPFFKGYRPQFYFRTTDITGAVELPEGVEMVMPGDNLKFVVELINPVAMDEGLRFAIREGGRTVGAGVVSKIIS
- a CDS encoding type III pantothenate kinase; the protein is MLVLLDVGNTRSKYVCITNKNRSTVNYIENNQLNEAWLSQTFEHADRIFLANVNNEQFTEVIKGWAKRKAITFKQLQTQQQQFELQCAYQAPSKLGIDRWLVMLAASQLFPKKACLVIDAGTATTIDAISPLSQHLGGWILPGIDMLYHSLINNTQKIIADKSVQPSLALGKNTSECVNNGAWAATVGAIELQFQQLKTQFDEIEIVITGGNGCKLSSQLAYPHHIFDDLVFIGMQRFS
- the birA gene encoding bifunctional biotin--[acetyl-CoA-carboxylase] ligase/biotin operon repressor BirA encodes the protein MAKSIKEQLIRELAAGKFVSGQLIGESLGISRAAVSKQIASLNEIGFDIFSVTGKGYRLAQPIALVDKTKVLAALSTKALASKVEVHCLIDSTNNFLLRRLPDHIKQGQVCIAEHQSAGRGRRGKEWVSPFGSHVYMSMYWYLEQGMSAAMGLSVVAAIAISDAIESLYQIKVQLKWPNDIYINEKKLAGILIDLEGQALEPSHCVIGLGVNVSMPEQASSKIDQPWTDLQTHVSTPVDRNILIAEIISKLTERLHEHQEHGIVKMLDQWFKLDLYLNKPVKLVAGEKVTYGLCRGINTQGALLLEVERQIKPVYGGEVSLRKC